From the genome of Carassius auratus strain Wakin chromosome 26, ASM336829v1, whole genome shotgun sequence, one region includes:
- the LOC113044084 gene encoding cell wall protein DAN4-like, whose translation TITTTAPETSTTTETSTITTTTSTITTTAPATSTTTETSTITTTAPETSTTTDTSTITTTSPETSTTTETSTITTTAPETSTTTEISTITPTAPETSTTTETSTITTTAPETSTTTDTSTITTTSPETSTTTETSTITTTAPETSTTTEISTITTTA comes from the exons acaatcacaacaactgctcctgaaacatctacaacaacagagacttccacaatcacaacaact acttccacaatcacaacaactgctcctgctacatctacaacgacagagacttccacaatcacaacaactgctcctgaaacatctacaacgacagacACTtcaacaatcacaacaacttctcctgaaacatctacaacaacagagacttccacaatcacaacaactgctcctgaaacatctacaacaacagagatttCCACAATCACaccaactgctcctgaaacatctacaacaacagagacttccacaatcacaacaactgctcctgaaacatctacaacaacagacacttccacaatcacaacaacttctcctgaaacatctacaacaacagagacctccacaatcacaacaactgctcctgaaacatctacaacaacagagatttccacaatcacaacaactgct